The Parasteatoda tepidariorum isolate YZ-2023 chromosome X2, CAS_Ptep_4.0, whole genome shotgun sequence genome includes a region encoding these proteins:
- the LOC122269360 gene encoding uncharacterized protein gives MPLRRKRARFQQLTEFQRGRIIGLREAGLSHRAVAARVQRNSSTVMRVWKQWMDECRTTRKSGSGPQNVTSARDDRHLVRMALTDRTAPSRQLVAQWSIATGVSLCASSIRRR, from the coding sequence ATGCCTCTTCGACGAAAGAGAGCGAGATTTCAACAACTTACGGAATTTCAAAGGGGGAGAATCATCGGCCTTCGTGAAGCTGGATTGTCTCATCGGGCAGTAGCCGCTCGTGTGCAGCGTAACAGCAGCACAGTGATGCGTGTTTGGAAGCAGTGGATGGACGAGTGTCGGACAACTCGGAAATCCGGGAGTGGACCCCAAAATGTCACGTCAGCTCGCGATGATAGACACCTGGTCCGCATGGCGCTGACAGACCGTACGGCTCCCTCTAGACAACTGGTAGCACAGTGGTCCATAGCTACAGGTGTTTCATTGTGCGCTTCATCAATTCGTAGACGTTAA